One window of the Pseudomonas sihuiensis genome contains the following:
- a CDS encoding hydroxymethylpyrimidine/phosphomethylpyrimidine kinase, with the protein MKTPNFRPVVLCMSGHDPSGGAGLQADIEALLAQGCHAAPTVTALTVQDTVNVSDFRVLDRDWVLAQARAVIADMPVAAVKLGMLGSVDMVDTVLEVMSQLPGVPLVCDPVLRAGGGGLLGKDDVGYAMRERLFAVSTIATPNLPEARILAELPEGTADECADKLLPFIEHLLITGGHGDEAEVHNRLYSRDGGRHTFTCARLPGSYHGSGCTLASTLAGRLALGEELLSAVRSALDYTWRTLRDAEQPGHGQYVPRRLPLDYGQ; encoded by the coding sequence ATGAAAACGCCAAACTTCCGCCCCGTAGTGCTCTGCATGTCCGGTCACGACCCCAGTGGTGGTGCTGGTCTGCAGGCCGATATCGAAGCCCTGCTGGCCCAAGGCTGCCACGCCGCACCGACGGTGACCGCCCTGACCGTGCAGGATACCGTCAACGTTTCCGACTTCCGCGTGCTCGACCGCGACTGGGTGCTGGCCCAGGCCCGCGCGGTGATCGCCGACATGCCGGTGGCCGCCGTCAAACTGGGCATGCTCGGCTCGGTGGACATGGTCGACACCGTGCTCGAGGTGATGAGCCAGTTGCCTGGCGTGCCACTGGTCTGTGATCCGGTGCTGCGTGCCGGCGGTGGCGGCTTGCTGGGCAAGGACGACGTCGGTTATGCCATGCGCGAGCGGCTGTTCGCCGTGTCCACCATCGCCACGCCGAACCTGCCGGAAGCACGCATTCTCGCCGAATTGCCGGAAGGTACGGCCGACGAGTGCGCGGACAAGCTGCTGCCCTTCATCGAGCACCTGCTGATCACTGGCGGCCATGGCGATGAAGCCGAAGTGCACAACCGCCTGTACAGCCGCGATGGCGGCCGCCATACTTTTACCTGCGCGCGCCTGCCCGGCAGCTACCATGGCTCCGGCTGCACCCTGGCCAGCACCCTGGCCGGGCGCCTGGCCCTGGGTGAGGAGCTGCTCAGCGCAGTACGCAGCGCCCTCGATTACACCTGGCGCACCCTGCGTGATGCCGAGCAACCCGGCCACGGCCAGTACGTGCCACGCCGCCTGCCGCTGGATTACGGCCAATGA
- the thiE gene encoding thiamine phosphate synthase — translation MSLRGLYAITDTPLLAGGKLLPYAEAALIGGARLLQYRDKSADTVRRFDEAQALAELCQRHGATLIINDDLELAARLGVGLHLGQTDGSLAAARARLGADAVIGGTCHAQLELAERAVAEGASYIAFGRFFNSNTKPGAPAATVELLDQARTRFAQPIVAIGGVTLETAPGLIARGASMVAVIHALFAADSALEVQDRARAFAALFD, via the coding sequence ATGAGCCTGCGCGGCCTCTACGCCATCACCGATACGCCGCTGCTGGCCGGCGGCAAGCTGCTGCCCTACGCCGAAGCCGCGCTGATTGGCGGTGCACGGCTGCTGCAGTACCGCGACAAGTCCGCCGATACCGTGCGCCGCTTCGATGAAGCCCAGGCACTGGCCGAACTGTGTCAACGCCATGGCGCCACGCTGATCATCAACGATGACCTGGAGCTGGCCGCGCGCCTGGGCGTCGGCCTGCACCTGGGCCAGACCGACGGTTCGCTGGCCGCAGCCCGCGCCCGCCTCGGCGCGGATGCCGTGATCGGCGGCACCTGCCATGCCCAGCTGGAGCTGGCCGAGCGCGCCGTCGCCGAAGGCGCCAGCTACATCGCCTTTGGTCGTTTCTTCAATTCCAACACCAAACCCGGCGCCCCGGCGGCGACCGTGGAGCTGCTGGATCAGGCCCGCACGCGTTTTGCCCAGCCCATCGTCGCCATCGGCGGCGTGACCCTGGAAACCGCCCCCGGCCTGATCGCCCGCGGCGCCAGCATGGTCGCCGTGATCCACGCTCTGTTCGCTGCGGACTCCGCCCTTGAGGTGCAAGACCGCGCCCGCGCCTTTGCCGCGCTGTTCGATTGA
- the hemL gene encoding glutamate-1-semialdehyde 2,1-aminomutase, which produces MSRSEILFANAQKHIPGGVNSPVRAFRSVGGTPLFFKHAEGAYVVDEDDKRYVDYVGSWGPMILGHSHPDVLDSVRRQLQHGLSYGAPTALETEMAELVCSLVPSMEMVRMVSSGTEATMSAIRLARGYTGRDSIIKFEGCYHGHSDSLLVKAGSGALTQGVPNSAGVPAAFAKHTLTLPFNDIDAVAECLAQVGKEVACIIVEPVAGNMNCVPPAPGFLEGLREQCDKHGVVLIFDEVMTGFRVALGGAQAHYGVTPDLTTFGKIIGGGMPVGCFGGKRAIMECIAPLGPVYQAGTLSGNPLAMAAGLTTLKLISRPGFHTELTDYTTRMLDGLQQRADAAGIPFVTTQAGAMFGLYFSGADDIVTFADVMASDSARFNRFFHLMLDGGVYLAPSAFEAGFTSIAHGDMELDITFAAAERAFAELKKT; this is translated from the coding sequence ATGTCCCGCTCCGAAATCCTCTTCGCCAACGCCCAGAAACACATCCCCGGCGGCGTCAACTCGCCGGTGCGCGCCTTCCGCAGCGTTGGCGGCACGCCGCTGTTCTTCAAGCATGCCGAAGGCGCCTACGTGGTGGACGAAGACGACAAGCGCTATGTCGACTACGTCGGTTCCTGGGGCCCTATGATCCTCGGCCACAGCCACCCGGACGTGCTCGACTCGGTGCGTCGTCAACTGCAGCACGGCCTGTCCTACGGCGCGCCGACCGCCCTGGAAACCGAGATGGCCGAGCTGGTGTGCTCGCTGGTACCGTCGATGGAGATGGTGCGCATGGTCAGCTCCGGCACCGAGGCGACCATGAGCGCCATCCGTCTGGCCCGTGGTTACACCGGCCGCGACAGCATCATCAAGTTCGAGGGCTGCTACCACGGCCACTCCGACAGCCTGCTGGTCAAGGCCGGCTCCGGCGCCCTGACCCAGGGCGTGCCGAACTCCGCCGGCGTGCCAGCGGCCTTCGCCAAACACACCCTGACCCTGCCGTTCAACGATATCGATGCCGTGGCCGAGTGCCTAGCGCAGGTCGGCAAAGAAGTGGCGTGCATCATCGTCGAACCGGTGGCCGGCAACATGAACTGCGTACCGCCGGCGCCGGGCTTCCTCGAAGGCCTGCGCGAGCAGTGCGACAAGCACGGTGTGGTGCTGATCTTCGACGAGGTGATGACCGGTTTCCGTGTCGCCCTCGGCGGCGCCCAGGCGCACTATGGCGTCACCCCGGATCTGACCACCTTCGGCAAGATCATCGGCGGCGGCATGCCGGTCGGCTGCTTCGGCGGCAAACGCGCGATCATGGAATGCATCGCCCCGCTCGGCCCGGTCTACCAGGCCGGCACCCTGTCGGGTAACCCGCTGGCCATGGCCGCCGGCCTGACCACGCTGAAGCTGATCAGCCGACCGGGCTTCCACACCGAGCTGACCGATTACACCACGCGCATGCTCGACGGCCTGCAGCAGCGCGCGGATGCAGCCGGCATCCCCTTCGTCACTACCCAGGCAGGCGCCATGTTCGGCCTGTACTTCAGCGGCGCCGACGACATCGTCACCTTCGCCGACGTAATGGCCAGTGACAGCGCGCGCTTCAACCGCTTCTTCCACCTGATGCTGGACGGCGGTGTGTACCTGGCGCCGAGCGCCTTCGAAGCCGGTTTCACCTCCATCGCCCATGGCGACATGGAGCTGGACATCACCTTCGCCGCCGCCGAGCGCGCCTTCGCCGAGCTGAAAAAAACCTGA
- a CDS encoding DUF6962 family protein translates to MQYSTAFSDALLALACGVCVWLIGRARGRYGEGDQPALFCALLGFLLPAAAASVGVIRFGFDPSWQAAHLWLSQASNFLGLPLLGAAALALGRGWAWSRPNWGRILLGLCAFFELFRQMGYLEDYRLVLNLATLALILYAGAVQWPRRAPAISAGVVVGLFLLAGLAVGTEGVIGPLRRIDLFHVLLTPAYPLLAWLLLSLPGSAKRQTG, encoded by the coding sequence ATGCAATACAGCACCGCCTTCAGTGATGCGTTGCTGGCGCTGGCCTGCGGCGTTTGTGTCTGGCTGATCGGCCGGGCGCGCGGGCGCTACGGCGAGGGCGATCAGCCAGCGCTGTTCTGCGCCCTGCTCGGCTTCCTGCTGCCGGCAGCAGCGGCCAGCGTCGGCGTGATCCGTTTCGGCTTCGATCCGAGCTGGCAGGCCGCACACCTGTGGCTCTCCCAGGCCAGCAACTTTCTCGGTCTGCCGCTGCTCGGCGCCGCGGCATTGGCCCTGGGTCGTGGTTGGGCCTGGAGCCGGCCGAACTGGGGACGTATCCTGCTGGGCCTGTGCGCCTTCTTCGAGCTGTTCCGGCAGATGGGCTACCTGGAGGACTACCGCCTGGTGCTGAACCTGGCCACGCTGGCGCTGATTCTCTATGCCGGCGCAGTCCAATGGCCGCGCCGGGCGCCAGCGATCAGCGCAGGCGTTGTGGTGGGATTGTTCCTGCTGGCCGGCCTGGCGGTAGGCACCGAAGGCGTGATCGGCCCGCTGCGCCGTATCGATCTGTTCCACGTTCTGCTCACTCCAGCGTATCCACTGCTGGCCTGGCTGCTGCTGAGCCTGCCGGGAAGTGCGAAACGACAGACCGGGTAA
- a CDS encoding tetratricopeptide repeat protein, whose product MNRTGRTLSLGCLLLFLPLFALAGGNSLLIPASGSCALNAAPEEMPDALASCQEMARAGNMQAAYELGEYYYDGKRTPRDFKQALTWFERASLQGHAEAQLRLGTMFFRGEGVPANNVQAYIVLKMASVNGSDEAMDSADLVSAQMRRDELEIASQVLGQIFRSYLLELQTAEGRSPFAPLP is encoded by the coding sequence ATGAACCGCACCGGCCGCACCCTGTCTCTGGGCTGCCTGTTGCTTTTCCTCCCGCTGTTTGCGCTCGCAGGCGGCAACTCTCTGCTGATCCCCGCCAGCGGCAGCTGCGCCCTGAACGCCGCTCCCGAAGAAATGCCCGATGCCCTGGCCAGCTGCCAGGAAATGGCCCGCGCCGGCAACATGCAGGCGGCCTATGAACTGGGCGAGTACTACTACGACGGCAAACGCACGCCACGTGATTTCAAACAAGCCCTGACCTGGTTCGAGCGCGCCTCGCTGCAGGGCCATGCCGAAGCCCAATTGCGCCTGGGCACCATGTTCTTCCGCGGCGAAGGCGTACCGGCCAACAACGTGCAGGCCTACATCGTGTTGAAGATGGCCTCGGTCAATGGCTCGGACGAAGCCATGGACAGCGCCGACCTGGTGTCGGCACAGATGCGCCGCGATGAACTGGAAATCGCCAGCCAGGTGCTGGGGCAGATCTTCCGCAGCTATCTGCTGGAGCTGCAGACCGCCGAAGGTCGCTCGCCTTTCGCGCCGTTGCCCTAA
- a CDS encoding DUF1820 family protein — MSKRDPIYKVIFLNQGQVYEMYAKQIFQSDLWGFLEVEEFVFGERSQLVVDPSEEKLKAQFEGVVRSFVPMHAIIRIDEVERLGTAKISEAKGGGNVMPFPMPMPDK; from the coding sequence ATGAGCAAGCGTGATCCCATCTACAAGGTGATTTTTCTCAACCAGGGCCAGGTATACGAGATGTATGCCAAGCAGATCTTTCAAAGTGATCTGTGGGGCTTTCTGGAGGTTGAAGAGTTCGTCTTCGGCGAGCGCAGCCAGCTGGTGGTCGACCCCAGCGAGGAGAAACTCAAGGCGCAGTTCGAGGGTGTGGTGCGCAGCTTCGTACCGATGCACGCGATCATCCGCATCGACGAGGTAGAGCGTCTGGGTACGGCGAAGATCAGCGAAGCCAAGGGCGGTGGCAACGTCATGCCATTCCCCATGCCGATGCCGGACAAATAA
- the miaB gene encoding tRNA (N6-isopentenyl adenosine(37)-C2)-methylthiotransferase MiaB has protein sequence MTKKLYIETHGCQMNEYDSSRMVDLLGEHQALEVTEKPEEADVILLNTCSIREKAQDKVFSQLGRWRELKQANPDLVIGVGGCVASQEGAAIRDRAPYVDVVFGPQTLHRLPEMIDAARVTKTAQVDISFPEIEKFDRLPEPRVDGPSAFVSVMEGCSKYCTFCVVPYTRGEEVSRPLVDVLMEITSLTEKGVKEITLLGQNVNGYRGEAPDGHIADFAELLHAVAALDGVERIRYTTSHPLEFSDAIIAAHAEIPQLVKYLHLPVQSGSDRILAAMKRNHTALEYKSRIRKLRAAVPDILISSDFIVGFPGETEKDFDQTMKLIEDVGFDFSFSFIYSSRPGTPAADLVDDTPEEVKKQRLALLQHRINQNGFENSRRMVGTVQRILVSDYSKKDPGMLQGRTEQNRIVNFRCDNPRLIGQFVDVHIDDALPHSLRGTLLDADTLH, from the coding sequence ATGACCAAGAAGCTCTATATCGAAACCCACGGTTGCCAGATGAACGAGTACGACAGCTCGCGCATGGTCGACCTGCTGGGCGAGCATCAGGCCCTGGAGGTCACGGAAAAACCCGAAGAAGCCGACGTGATCCTGCTCAATACCTGCTCGATCCGCGAGAAGGCGCAGGACAAGGTGTTCTCCCAACTCGGCCGCTGGCGCGAGCTGAAGCAGGCCAACCCGGACCTGGTGATCGGCGTCGGCGGCTGCGTGGCCAGCCAGGAAGGCGCGGCGATTCGCGATCGCGCGCCCTATGTCGACGTGGTCTTCGGCCCGCAGACCCTGCACCGCCTGCCGGAGATGATCGACGCCGCGCGCGTAACCAAGACCGCCCAGGTGGACATCAGCTTTCCCGAGATCGAGAAGTTCGACCGCCTGCCCGAGCCGCGCGTCGACGGCCCCAGCGCCTTCGTCTCGGTGATGGAAGGTTGCAGCAAGTACTGCACCTTCTGCGTGGTGCCCTACACCCGCGGCGAGGAAGTCAGCCGCCCACTGGTCGACGTGTTGATGGAAATCACCTCCCTCACCGAGAAGGGCGTCAAGGAAATCACCCTGCTCGGGCAGAACGTCAACGGCTATCGCGGGGAAGCGCCGGATGGCCATATCGCCGACTTCGCCGAACTGCTGCATGCCGTGGCTGCCCTCGATGGCGTCGAGCGCATCCGCTACACCACCAGCCACCCGCTGGAGTTCTCCGACGCGATCATCGCCGCCCATGCCGAGATCCCGCAGCTGGTGAAATACCTGCACCTGCCGGTGCAGTCCGGCTCGGATCGCATCCTCGCGGCGATGAAGCGCAACCACACCGCGCTGGAATACAAGTCGCGCATCCGCAAGCTGCGCGCCGCCGTGCCGGACATCCTGATCAGCTCGGACTTTATCGTCGGCTTCCCTGGCGAGACCGAGAAGGACTTCGATCAGACCATGAAGCTGATCGAGGACGTCGGTTTCGACTTCTCCTTCTCCTTTATCTACAGCTCGCGCCCAGGTACTCCGGCCGCCGACCTGGTCGACGATACCCCGGAAGAAGTGAAGAAGCAGCGTCTGGCCCTGCTGCAGCACCGCATCAACCAGAACGGTTTCGAGAACAGCCGGCGCATGGTCGGCACGGTGCAGCGCATTCTGGTCAGCGACTACTCGAAGAAGGACCCGGGCATGCTCCAGGGCCGCACCGAGCAGAACCGCATCGTCAATTTCCGCTGCGATAATCCGCGCCTGATCGGCCAGTTCGTCGACGTGCATATCGACGACGCCCTGCCCCATTCGCTGCGCGGCACCCTGCTGGATGCCGACACCCTCCACTAA
- a CDS encoding PhoH family protein — MNASLEPHRFTLEPFEARRFANLCGQFDEHLRLIEERLGLEIRNRGNQFEMLGSADKTQAAETLLRKLYRETKATELSPDLVHLYLQESGVEELVNPSNLPQVTLRTKKGVIKPRGANQQRYVKAILDNDINFGIGPAGTGKTYLAVACAVDALEREQVRRILLVRPAVEAGEKLGFLPGDLAQKIDPYLRPLYDALYEMLGFDHVAKLIEKQVIEIAPLAYMRGRTLNNSFIILDESQNTTVEQMKMFLTRIGFGSTAVITGDITQVDLPRGTKSGLAHVIEVLRDVPGISFTHFKPKDVVRHPLVQRIVEAYERHDARLSGKGDGQDA; from the coding sequence TTGAACGCCTCTCTAGAACCTCATCGTTTCACCCTCGAACCCTTCGAGGCCCGCCGTTTCGCCAACCTCTGCGGCCAGTTCGACGAGCACCTGCGCCTGATCGAAGAGCGCCTCGGCCTGGAAATCCGCAACCGTGGCAACCAGTTCGAAATGCTTGGTAGCGCCGACAAGACCCAGGCCGCCGAAACCCTGCTGCGCAAGCTGTACCGCGAAACCAAGGCCACCGAACTGTCGCCCGACCTGGTGCACCTGTATTTGCAGGAATCCGGCGTCGAGGAGCTGGTCAACCCCAGCAACCTGCCTCAGGTGACCCTGCGCACCAAGAAGGGCGTGATCAAGCCGCGCGGCGCCAACCAGCAGCGCTACGTCAAGGCGATCCTCGACAACGACATCAACTTCGGCATCGGCCCGGCCGGCACCGGCAAGACCTACCTGGCCGTGGCCTGCGCGGTGGACGCGCTGGAGCGCGAGCAGGTGCGGCGCATCCTGCTGGTGCGCCCGGCGGTCGAGGCCGGCGAGAAGCTCGGCTTCCTGCCCGGCGACCTGGCACAGAAGATCGACCCTTACCTGCGCCCGCTGTACGACGCGCTCTATGAAATGCTCGGCTTCGACCACGTGGCCAAGCTGATCGAGAAACAGGTGATCGAGATCGCACCGCTGGCCTACATGCGCGGCCGCACGCTTAACAACAGCTTCATCATTCTCGACGAGAGTCAGAACACCACCGTCGAGCAGATGAAGATGTTCCTCACCCGTATCGGTTTCGGCTCCACTGCCGTGATCACCGGCGACATTACCCAGGTCGACCTGCCGCGCGGCACCAAGAGCGGCCTGGCCCATGTCATCGAAGTGCTGCGTGACGTACCCGGCATCAGCTTCACCCACTTCAAGCCCAAGGACGTGGTGCGCCACCCGCTGGTGCAGCGCATCGTCGAAGCCTACGAGCGCCACGACGCACGCCTGAGCGGCAAGGGCGACGGCCAGGATGCTTGA
- the ybeY gene encoding rRNA maturation RNase YbeY, protein MLELDLQLATDGQHPDEAQLRRWCELALRQRTADSELTIRLVDEAEGRELNHTWRHKDYATNVLSFPAEIPDGILDIPLLGDLVICVPVVEREAAEQGKALDAHWAHLVIHGCLHLLGYDHIEDDEALEMEDLERQLLAELGHPDPYAGDEPPNEKDPE, encoded by the coding sequence ATGCTTGAGCTCGACCTGCAACTGGCCACTGACGGCCAGCACCCTGATGAGGCACAGCTGCGCCGCTGGTGCGAGCTGGCGCTGCGCCAGCGCACGGCCGATTCCGAGCTGACCATTCGCCTGGTCGACGAGGCCGAAGGCCGCGAGCTGAACCACACCTGGCGGCACAAGGACTACGCCACCAACGTGCTGTCCTTCCCCGCCGAAATTCCCGACGGCATTCTCGACATTCCGCTGTTGGGCGATCTGGTGATCTGCGTGCCGGTGGTCGAGCGCGAAGCCGCCGAGCAAGGCAAGGCGCTGGACGCGCACTGGGCACACCTGGTGATCCACGGCTGCCTGCACCTGCTCGGCTATGACCATATCGAGGACGACGAAGCCCTCGAGATGGAAGATCTGGAACGACAATTGCTCGCCGAATTGGGTCATCCCGACCCCTATGCCGGCGATGAACCGCCTAATGAAAAGGACCCCGAGTAA
- a CDS encoding HlyC/CorC family transporter has protein sequence MSEDRSSNEQKSWFNKLTQAFAHEPRNRQELLEVLREAHQNKLLDSEALAIVEGAIQVADLQVRDIMVPRSQVISIKATQTPQEFLPAIIDAAHSRYPVIGESLDDVIGILLAKDLLPLILQGEQPNFNIKDLLRPATFVPESKRLNVLLREFRANHNHMAVVIDEYGGVAGLVTIEDVLEQIVGDIEDEHDVEEDGYIKPLPSGDYLIKALTPIDSFNETFDSQFSDDEYDTVGGLVMNAFGHLPKRNEVTEIGEFRFRVLNADSRRIHLLRLTPISR, from the coding sequence ATGAGCGAAGACCGATCGAGCAACGAGCAGAAGTCCTGGTTCAACAAGCTGACCCAGGCTTTTGCTCATGAGCCGAGAAACCGCCAGGAGCTGCTGGAAGTCCTGCGCGAAGCCCACCAGAACAAGCTGCTCGACAGCGAGGCGCTGGCCATCGTCGAAGGCGCCATCCAGGTCGCCGACCTGCAGGTACGCGACATCATGGTGCCGCGCTCGCAGGTGATCAGCATCAAGGCCACGCAGACGCCGCAGGAGTTTCTCCCCGCGATCATCGACGCCGCGCACTCGCGCTACCCGGTAATCGGCGAAAGCCTCGATGACGTCATTGGCATCCTCCTGGCCAAGGATCTGCTGCCGCTGATCCTGCAGGGCGAGCAGCCCAACTTCAACATCAAGGACCTGCTGCGCCCGGCCACCTTCGTGCCCGAGTCCAAGCGCCTCAACGTGCTGCTGCGTGAGTTCCGCGCCAACCACAACCACATGGCCGTGGTCATCGACGAATACGGCGGCGTGGCCGGCCTGGTGACCATCGAGGATGTGCTGGAGCAGATCGTCGGCGACATCGAAGACGAGCACGATGTCGAGGAAGACGGCTACATCAAGCCACTGCCGTCCGGCGACTACCTGATCAAGGCACTGACGCCCATCGACAGCTTCAACGAGACCTTCGACAGCCAGTTCTCCGACGACGAATACGACACCGTCGGCGGCCTGGTGATGAACGCCTTCGGCCACCTGCCCAAGCGCAACGAAGTCACCGAGATCGGCGAATTCCGCTTCCGCGTACTCAACGCCGACAGCCGCCGCATCCACCTGCTGCGCCTGACGCCGATCAGTCGCTGA
- the lnt gene encoding apolipoprotein N-acyltransferase, whose product MLQWITRPGWPGHLLACGAGALTTLALAPFDLWPLAVLSIALFYFGLRHLRPGQAAVRGWSYGFGLFAAGTSWVYVSIHDYGAASPALAGLLTLGFVAGLGLFFALMAALWARWIRRSEAPLADALAFAALWVAQEVFRGWFLTGFPWLYAGYSQLEGPLSGLVPVGGVWLASFVIALSAALIINLERLRAHKPRYLCALLLLLSPWIAGLALNDHSWTRPAGNSLSVAAVQGNVEQHLKWDPEQLNAQLALYRDLSFSAERVDLLVWPETAIPLLKDLAQGYIGVMDRFARDRNSALITGVPVRQSNERGEVRYYNAITSFGDAQGTYLKQKLVPFGEYVPLQDLLRGLIAFFDLPMSDFARGPSDQSPLLAKGQRIAPFICYEVVYPEFAAALAADSDILLTVSNDAWFGTSIGPLQHLQMAQMRALEAGRWMIRATNNGMTVIIDPQGRIQSALPQFERGVLYGEVVPMQGLTPYLQWRIWPLAILCALLLGWALLASRMAKTV is encoded by the coding sequence ATGTTGCAATGGATCACTCGTCCGGGCTGGCCCGGCCACCTGCTCGCCTGCGGCGCAGGCGCCTTGACCACTCTGGCCCTCGCCCCGTTCGACCTCTGGCCACTGGCTGTGCTGTCCATTGCCCTGTTCTATTTCGGCCTGCGCCATCTACGCCCAGGCCAGGCCGCAGTGCGCGGCTGGAGCTATGGTTTCGGCCTGTTCGCCGCCGGCACCAGCTGGGTGTACGTCAGCATCCACGACTATGGCGCCGCCTCGCCGGCACTGGCCGGCCTGCTCACCCTGGGTTTCGTCGCTGGGCTGGGCCTGTTTTTCGCCCTGATGGCCGCGCTCTGGGCGCGCTGGATCCGCCGCAGCGAAGCGCCGCTGGCCGACGCCCTGGCCTTCGCCGCGCTGTGGGTCGCCCAGGAAGTGTTCCGTGGCTGGTTCCTCACCGGCTTTCCCTGGCTCTATGCTGGCTACAGCCAACTCGAAGGCCCACTGAGCGGGCTGGTGCCGGTCGGCGGAGTGTGGCTGGCCTCCTTCGTCATCGCCCTGTCGGCCGCACTGATCATCAACCTGGAACGTCTGCGCGCGCACAAACCGCGCTACCTCTGCGCCCTGCTCCTGTTGCTGAGCCCCTGGATCGCCGGCCTGGCGCTGAATGATCACAGCTGGACACGGCCAGCCGGCAACAGCCTGAGCGTTGCCGCCGTGCAGGGTAATGTCGAACAGCATCTGAAATGGGATCCGGAGCAACTCAACGCGCAGCTGGCGCTGTACCGTGATCTCAGTTTCAGCGCCGAACGCGTCGATCTGCTGGTCTGGCCGGAAACGGCCATACCGCTACTCAAGGACCTGGCCCAGGGCTATATCGGCGTGATGGATCGTTTCGCCCGCGACCGTAACAGCGCGCTGATCACCGGCGTGCCGGTACGCCAGTCCAACGAGCGCGGCGAGGTTCGTTATTACAACGCCATCACCAGCTTCGGCGACGCTCAGGGTACCTACCTCAAGCAGAAGCTGGTGCCCTTCGGTGAATACGTGCCGCTGCAAGACCTGCTGCGCGGCTTGATCGCCTTCTTCGACCTGCCCATGTCCGACTTCGCCCGCGGCCCGAGTGACCAATCACCGCTGCTGGCCAAGGGGCAGCGCATCGCACCGTTCATCTGCTACGAAGTGGTCTACCCGGAGTTCGCGGCGGCACTGGCGGCGGACAGCGACATCCTGCTGACGGTGAGCAACGATGCCTGGTTCGGCACCTCCATCGGCCCGCTGCAGCACCTGCAGATGGCGCAGATGCGCGCACTGGAAGCCGGGCGCTGGATGATCCGCGCCACCAACAACGGCATGACGGTGATCATCGATCCACAAGGGCGCATCCAGTCCGCCTTGCCGCAGTTCGAACGCGGCGTACTGTATGGCGAGGTGGTGCCGATGCAGGGGCTCACGCCCTACCTGCAATGGCGCATCTGGCCACTGGCGATCCTTTGCGCCCTGCTGCTGGGCTGGGCGCTGCTGGCTAGCCGCATGGCCAAGACGGTCTAA
- a CDS encoding YdcF family protein, with protein MPIRYILKQLLMPPGILLLLMLLGWWLRRRFPRLAMACLLMGFGGLWLMSLPAVMQWSAGLLEREPALEEAQWATLAQRVDAIVILGAGREQNDPGWGATDQPGLMALERLRYAARLARASGLPMAASGGLHYGQPPSEAALMADAMQRDYGLDIRWREERSRTTWENAAFSAELLQPQGVRRVVLVTQAWHMPRARWSFEQAGFEVISAPMGYLSAGYERPLGGWLPESRVIWQSSLLLNEAIGLLAYPIVYGKQ; from the coding sequence ATGCCGATTCGCTACATTCTCAAACAACTGCTGATGCCGCCCGGCATCCTGCTTCTGCTGATGTTGCTGGGCTGGTGGCTGCGTCGCCGTTTTCCCCGCTTGGCTATGGCCTGTTTGCTGATGGGCTTTGGTGGGCTGTGGCTGATGAGCTTGCCAGCGGTGATGCAATGGAGTGCAGGCCTGCTCGAACGTGAGCCTGCGCTTGAAGAGGCGCAGTGGGCGACGCTGGCGCAGCGTGTCGATGCCATCGTGATTCTTGGCGCCGGACGTGAGCAGAACGATCCAGGCTGGGGCGCAACCGATCAGCCTGGGCTGATGGCCCTGGAGCGCCTGCGCTATGCCGCGCGCCTGGCGCGTGCATCCGGCCTGCCAATGGCGGCCAGCGGTGGCCTGCATTACGGCCAGCCACCCAGCGAGGCGGCGCTGATGGCCGATGCCATGCAGCGTGATTACGGCCTGGACATTCGCTGGCGCGAAGAGCGCAGCCGCACCACCTGGGAGAATGCCGCGTTCAGCGCCGAGTTGCTGCAGCCGCAGGGCGTGCGTCGTGTGGTGCTGGTTACGCAGGCCTGGCACATGCCGCGTGCCCGCTGGAGTTTCGAGCAGGCGGGCTTCGAGGTGATCAGCGCGCCGATGGGCTACCTCAGCGCAGGTTACGAGCGCCCGCTGGGCGGCTGGCTGCCGGAATCGCGGGTGATCTGGCAGAGCAGTCTGTTGCTCAACGAGGCCATCGGGCTGCTGGCGTATCCAATCGTCTACGGCAAGCAGTAG